The Nicotiana sylvestris chromosome 6, ASM39365v2, whole genome shotgun sequence genomic sequence ttgcctcgttcaacctcctttgatgctccaaggagggctttgcatcatcttccagaataatcttgtgcatatagaatgcaggacttattccccgaatatcagctaaagtccatccaattgcctttttcgcttttgaagcaccgccaatgtggcatcaacctgcatgttagtaaggcaaaaagaaagaataactggcaaagtagaatttcagcctaagaattcatacctgaggtgtggaggaagtggtttcaactccaacacatgaggctcctcaattgaaggtttagttggtggagtctttctattctcgagatccaaagataatttcctaggcttATAAGAATAAGATCatattccatgtaaagcatttacGCACTCCACTcagcttgcatcctcattgacatcaagattcaacaatacggcctccaatgggtcctctacattgatcattgcactggtgtcatcaattatcactgctgtgatgaggtcaacaaaagagcacacctcggtactgttggcctgcttcatagatttgcacacataaAAGActaccttttcatcacccactcgaaaggtgagttcccctgcttccacatctaccaatgccttccctgtagctaggaaaggtctgcccagtatgataggaacttcgtagtccacctcgcagtccaagatcacaaaatcagctggcaagataaatttgtccacccggacaagcacatcatcaataatacccaagggtctcttcatagatctatccgccatttgtaacctcatggaagtcggcctaggttgcccaatacccaaagttttgaaaattgagtagggcatcaaattgatactagctcccaaatcacatagagccttggcaaaatccgcactcctaatggtgcaaggaatggtgaaagcaccgggatcttcaagcttctgggccattgaatgcactatagcactaacttggtgagtcatctttatagtttcacaatccatagaatgcttctttgtgaccaagtctttcgtgaattttgcatagcccgacatttgttcaagagcctccaccagagggacattaatggacaagctctccatcatgtcaatgaacttcttaaattgattatcattctttttcttcgcgagcctttgaggataaggtggccttggcaaaggagccttggctttaggcacaaccagctccggcatgtctattatgtgttccctagacgggttcacatcattttgagttttcacctcgacatcttgaatattaGTCCTCACTTCGTTGTTCACATTttcttcaaccacatcttcaactatcaaagggacttcatcttcttgcaactcaacatcatcatccaagatttgtttttctttggaggcattcacatcaccgcctctcccattCTCGTTGTTACTACCATGACATGATTATTTctacccttcgggttcactaccgtatcacttgatagagcacccttagggcgagtatttaaagactgagagatttggcctaactgtacctccaaatttctgatagaggtattgtgggaagccaactgtgcatcagaatctgcattctttttcatcatctgctcgaacatcatttcaattctacccatatcattgccagaagaactaggaccttgagatggaaatgggggtggattgttcggttgttggtatattgggggcctttgaaagccttgcccccggttttcttggtttccattgttccatccaccttgattattgttacctcaattgttgttgttaccattccaattcccttggttgctttgattgttgttctgattaccccagttgttgttttggttgttgttgccccaattaccactgttttgttgttgattaccccaattgtcttgaggtctccactgttgttggttggaagagttgccccgttggctttgataattgttcacatattgaacttcttcactttgttcatcataaccatcattttgaaacccaTCACAGTTATCATCAAATTGCttagaattcccttggttttgttgccttcttttgttgacaagcatattaacaccctccatggcattcacttggcgaggattttgaacttgttgcaattgtgcctttgCCAATTGGTTCAGAGTAATTGTAAGCACAACTATAGCTTGCCCGTGATTATGTagttccttgtgcaaatgaataactgTGGGGTCACCTtaaggcacattggctctactttgccatgcggaagaagtgtcagccatctcgtcaggtacatcacatgcctcatcatatgaTAGCTTCATAAAATTGACCCCGgtaagttggttcactatgcattggtttgtggtgctaatgccccggtagaaggtttgttagATCATAGCCTCGGtgatatcattgttggggcactTTTTCACCATTGTtttataacgctcccaaatctcatgcaaaggttctgtaggctcttgcttgaaagccaatatctcatcacgcaatgccaccatatgccccggtgagaaaaatttagcaatgaacttatccgctaactcatcccaagttgtgatggaatggttgggaagtctctcgagccaatctaatgccttcccctgaagtgagaatgggaaaagcctcaatctaaGAGCATCCTCAGACACATTCGTCTGcgtgctcccccaacatgtatccacgaaccccttgagatgtttgtaggtaTTTTGATTTGCAGTGCTTGTGAAATATCCACGCTGctctagtaaggtcaacatcacattggttatctgaaaattacccgcccggattcggggtgggacaatagcacttgcatagccttgctTCGGAAGTACTCTAGGAGCCACtattggaggtggcggaggagggtctggaatatcaccattcggattagcattggcattgcagcctctacgttgtccttgaggtacaagaggcacctcatcttccccaacatcatctacctcctcccccgcaatcacgtttccaagaaggtcattagcgttgttcgcTGCCAATTTGTACCTGAGttatgacacaaacaagtaagtaacaaagaaggaaagaagaacaatacacaaaactaactaaataaatagccaaaactgttatctccccggcaacggcgccaaaaagtgatcacggCCTACTCCGTACTACTAAttatgtagcgagagagggtcggagcagcttttacccgattttgggtcgggatcgatatccACAGAGAGCTAAAATTGGAATCGAGTATatatctagtttaggattgcgtaTGTGCTCCAAATTGCACTTTTAATCATTTTTGGGGGGTTTTGATTaaattctacttttatcaaactacaaattataagtgcaactagattaagctaagagttaaactaAAAAGGGTAGTTCAAATGGTTTTAAAggtactagggtagtgactttcgcctaggtgttCAATTGACGAGTAATTgaatctaagacacgattgacataattggggagtatgatataactgttgtacgatattacccactctacacctctcggtggttcaagtgattttgcccgaattgactttctcaagaccaattgggtatgcaaatctgcacaagcaactagggttcacgTCGGGTATtgctctctcgagatttaaccctttaattggggctatcaatctcttgagtacgccccaattcattgttggaccaatttcggagacttaggctctctttctcaagaagagccctagtcaactaaatacaaactaatgtttgcaaccactaattcagcaattaaccctgaaattggcccaaatatcaaacatccatagtcaatctagccctaaaatacaaaatccatcaattacccatactaagttgagccacaaccctagcttatgggtctagctactcataattaaggAAGAAAAGTAAGAAATAGATTAAGAACTACTcaaattaattaattgctaaagtaAATAATAAGATTCAATGATGGAAAGTCGTTAAAAATGCCCAAATGGCTAAGAAagtcgaacccacgagcgcagctaagttccaaaactatctgataccctaaaaatgagaaaagaagctatttatactaagctgaaaaatctggacaaaaatgtccatgcggggttagtgcggaccgcacaaaatggtgtgcggccgcacgaGGGCTCTAATCCTGAAAACATGACTCTCCgaactcgggcaatgcggaccgcatagaatggactgcggccgcggaggcttctagtgcggtccgcacagaatggactacggaccgcattggcttgaaagctccaaacTGCAACTTCTCTGATTCTTGGATCTggggaccgcactaaatcgagtgcgtcCGTATTGcctctagtgcggaccgcacaaatcctagtgcggccgcattgcttctTTGCCTGGAAttccacctctctgaatctcctagtgcggaccgcacaaagtggtgtgcggccgcactgggcctgttttgcttgagctttgtcttgtcttggaacttgtgcaagtttcactcctttttgagctgatctttgtcattttgtcactttattgatcaaacctacaatcaagcacaacttgtgagcctttcgggactattttgtatgaatttctaatcaaaacataagcaagaaggagcataaaatatatcaaaatccctagttatcagtccccatcgttgaaggatatgtgataacacggtGAACATGCTCCAATTCTGCATTATCCTCCATCGAAGACGGAACACCATTCTCGCCTTGTACAGtgacatgatacgaagaacctacattttcttcatcttcgtcatgttccttagtgtagaccacagtatatggctttacctttaGCACTTCTTTACATGAAATCataagttttgtttgtcgcctcattcttgAAGGAACTAAACTTTGGAAATCATTAGAGATCTTCTGGATTTTGGGTGGAGTGGGTGTTCTTATGCTTTGAAAATTTCTCTggaacttgttccccttctttaatggacccaatctctcaaatacgaaagttctcacagttgattttccaagTCGGTGAAAGACAGAAGGCATGTTAGAAGCGGCAGATTCGtcttctacagtgatataattgctacttacccttcttattgagatgcgcactagtgacggttgcttgtatcccaaaccGTCACGTGGTTGTCTCGTTGCAGCTTCTGATGgtagcttccctaactttgacggctcattacgattgtatccagcttttgcaaatagcctGTAAGCGTTAagatcaaaaccttcatctgttcgctttgtagggagtgccacattctacAAATGATTTTGGGCCACAAACCCTACAAGTGGCATTGAGGAcgactttactgcctcaatttgtTTGACCGGAAGAGCTAACTCCTTTAGTATATTAGCTTGGAGATTAGATGTTTCACCTTCATCTTtattccttttagggacatattgagCGCACGACTTACTTTTTTGTCATAAGATGAAATACCCTctttatgagatttattcacgttggcgtgtacctcctcagtaacagctttggctttaccaatagtcacctcagctcttttagttatgtactcgtcattcttgcttttcatgCCACCATCAACTTTTATTtccttcacaatgcggttcttcaagtagaactttacATCGAcgaagtgtgactcagcctcggtgaatggctcatcatcagcaactatctTCTTCTCGACTTTACCCTCATAGTATttcaaacattgatggtaggtagatggaaccactttgttctcatgtatccaaggccttccaagcaagatgttgtatgaagtctttgcatcgatcacatgtagccatgcccttgattgcatatcttcaatggtgatttccagcttgatcgcgcctatggctctttgccccccttggttgaatctttggatcatcacacgactttctgagaATTCGTTCATgagaataccaagttctttcacagtgaGAATTGGtaaaatgttcactgaggatcctccatcaaccaaaattcgatttaccTTTTCATCACGCATATAACCAATcaggtacaatgggcggttatgaaGAGTATCACCTAGCagaagatcgtcatttgtgaacgtgactTTTTCCTCACacgcattaacttcttgaggagtggactcgatgAGCTTTTCCAAAGATGGTGCCAATGGTAGgacatcactcttttcttcccctttatcaACATTGCAACAAGAGGCCTCAATaccctcatgggaaatcttcgtgcggaaccaacttggtaagAACTACTCCAAGGTCAATGGATGTCGTGGCTTTTGAGGATGGTGCAcctccacttttgatttcctcAAATATTTAACTGGATTCCATCTCCTTGGTCTTTTCACCATcattttccttgttggttgttctattgattctttttgtgggctccttttgtggtgcttacgacgagtcaccaatgtccaaccttcatcatcatcaggttgattGACTTCGGCTTGTTGCTCTCCAGTAATTCtgcatctttactttctttaaaattaCATAATTCATTcggactgaatgagccaaaggtgatagagacttggtttgcgctttctttctcatcttcaagcacgatcttcttttcgcgagccaagtccatgactttgtccttgaagacaaagcacttctctagagggtggcttacaagtcgatgatatttgcagtaatttgggtcatttaTTTTTCCAGCTTCActtggtcgcttcatctccggaagctcaataagatttaactcgaggagttcttcgaaaatggcAGGCACATCAGAATCCAAAAATGGGTACTCCTTCTCTtgtatttcttttagagtcaacttttcacttggcttatcttgaaaagaagtggatttcatactctgcttcttgctcaccttcgtcgtgaacttcacaggtgacgtattgacattcatagcttctttgctttcagacttgggtacaaacttgccccacttcctgacttcttgcttgcCATTtcctttgcgaggttcatagatgggcagcctttcatttccagtggaggtcatgctcaattccatgtcatgagcacgagttgcaagttcttcaaatgtgtcaggcttgataccttgcaagatgtagcacaatccccaatgcatgccttagATGCgcatctctatgcctgaagcttcaATAAacctgtctttgcagttgaggcttgcattcctccaacgattgataaagtcgataactggttcccctttttgttgacgagtatttgtaagttctatcatactcacagtGCGTCTCGTACTATGaaagcgattgaggaactcttgctgTAGTTGATCCCAACTATCGACAGATCTCGAGGTctgtgtaccagtcaaaagcatttccttttagcgagcggacaaactacttgatgaggtaatctccataagtcccagcattgttgcacgtctTCACGAATTGCGCCAcatgttgctttgggttacctttactTTCAAACTGTTGAAATattggaggttgatagccagcacgcatcttcaacatatcgacccttgcagtgtacaGCTTTGCATAcgtaagggaggatttggcagcaaccttatatttgttcttaatggttccttcaatgaactctttcagttgatcgattggaatcatcccttcagatgagacaaggatagccttagtggatgctaCTTGTCTTAGGGGAGAGTCACTCTCcagaacttctgggagcttgccgggtgcatgggtggattcttcttccatcaagatttcCACCCTATCTTTTAGCTTATCgattctagcctcttgattttgcatgtaTTTGGTCAAGCCAAtgattgcttccgtcaagtttgccaactgctcctccacGGATGAAGtatttgtcaccatggcttgcatgattgtcgtggacgacggagagtagcatggattttcatACAAATTGATCCTTGATCGGCTCAAGCTAAGTGGTGTAAGGtgggaggatccatcacttgaagcatcatcatctttcTTCACAGCAAAGTGCTTGGATCTGTAGATGTCAAgtagagcaagagttttcttgatcttttcagcaacatcgcttcctccttcagatgcgtttgtggaagatcttgctccttttgaggatgaagattcGAAAACAGGGGTTAACGCAAACGGCACTTGgagtgcttgttgtcctaaagagcttgctttgctcctcgtaactactccgaagcttccaaaggtaacattgaggatgctttccacatcagcatagaacctggagttagcagccttggtggaagttgaaccgaagttgattttctttgaagccatttcaatgttcttggacTTTGGtaattgaaaagttgagatgagaggtagagattgtcccactgggcaTGCAAGAATttatagacaataaattgcgtcAAGAAAATACAaccaagaccgaaaaatatcgcaacaatcgtagtattttatttcgaatatttgaatGTTACAATCACTATGGATCCTCTTATTctacttttcaatagtaaataaattcaagtgtgcgcctttgagcttgattttgaatctatatttgttcccacgaacgatgatcttgttcttgagcttgagcttgattgcttgaacttgaccttgattcgttcttcgttcttgagcttgaacttgatttcttgaacttgattgcttgaagcttggaACTTGTAGAGAAacttgcagcgtttgatccacgagctctcttttgcttcttgttataacttctgatgtcttttctgagttatgaagacccctatttatagttgtggaagagaagagttatgataagaataAACTCTTTCCAACCAATCAAATTGAACTGTGACATGGCTGCATTTgatggccagaacatgtcacttgcacaagtggcgcgatttcattggccttttagtgtgacttggcatgccttgtcattttgacacgtggcatgatcctattagctcttccgtttgacttggtgcgccacatcatttgacacgtggcaccaaactgggcttCTAGGAAGATGATATTTTGGgcctaatgaagtgggctcatcactttagcccaattaaatggctagcccaatggattaagacttatttattcaATTCATATATGTTGGACCTATATAATTAATTCATttatatattagcccataatatttatttggaccaatatatcttgaatttaaaataaagTCCAAATTATTGTATGGATTTAATTTaagtaaaatttatatgcctacacaTGTGTCCAATGTTGTACGAGTTCCGAAGACATTGGAACCGGGGACGAAAGTTCAAAAGGAAGATATCGGTTGAAGAATGCAATATTTAAGGAGCAGCCACTATAAAGAATCTTTGCAATTTTATTCAACCGTTATGCAGTCATCAAGAGAGGTCTTTATTCATATTAAAACAGAGCTAGATTTAGAGATCTTGTCTCCGTGTATTTAGCTATAAATAAGAGAATTTGTACTCATTGTATACACACAAAAGATCTATATACAAAAAGGCTAAACTTACCTTTGTTTTATTAACATTCTTTCTCAATACTCTATTCTTGTTCTTGCTTCTGGATAAGCTCACTTCACAATCAGGCTtgtattttcttcaaattttcttaattaatttaTTTCTATTCTTAGTTATTTTACATTCTTGGATCAATTTAATTCACGTGTCTATCCACGTTGCAAATTCAACTGTATCGTTTTACGGGTAAATAAATACGTTCTTTCTAAATTAAACAAAAGGAATATCAGAAAGATGATAATTTAGCTAAATATCCCCCAAAAAGAAGAGAATTCATGGCATTCTCCTTTCCCATTCGCAAACAAAAAACACAGTGCAGGAAGGGAACATACAAGAAAATTGCATCCAAACTTCGCAAGTATTAATTGTTAATTCACGCAGAAGGAAGCCCACAAAGATAACTAGGTAGGTAGGTAGTTACTAGTTAATTACTAGGCTGGTGGCTATACAGTAAATGGAGTACTAGTATTTACTAGGAGTAACTAATTCTATCTAGACGAATAGCTTGCTCTCATATGCGGCTGCTGATCTTTACGTACCCAAAAATCCGGTTTGTATGATCTTTTATCGGCAGACGCAAATCTCCTCAAGCTAAAATAGCGCAACTGTTCTAGTTTCTCCATTGCCAGTCATCCATCGGTGCCCTTATCACCGCCACATTAACACAATTTAGTAACCAGTAACTACAATAACAATAAATGGATATAAAAAAACCAAGAACAATGATAAATATACAAATGACACTATGCTAAAATGATCTAACTAAgattattttaaaggataaagttaaatacattgagagtgaaaataattttttacacTATCATAGAATTTTATCACAGGTTAGTAATATTTTTACTACATTACTAATTAGAACTTATCAACGGATAATTACCGAATAAGTAATCTAATTGTATAAAGATTTCTTAATCGTGTATAAACTAAACTCTATTAAAAACAATATGAATCTAATGTTATTCTGAGAGTTGGTCAAAGTCAAATTGATAGTCAATCCATAAGTGAGGAAGTGGATAAGAGATCAAAATTCAAAGAACACAAAAGAACGACGGAGAACATAACAGGGGAGTGAAATAGAAGACGTTACTAAATCTTCCGGTTAATTAGGATATAAGGAAAGATTAAGTGTCTAGGTAAAATCAAATTTACCAATCAACGTAGTTAATTTAGATAACAAAAGTAGATCATAGTAAAAGGTAGTAGTAGAGTCAATACAAGCTTAAAAAATGATATGGTAGGAGAACTACACTTACTAAGGACTTGTTCAGCAGAGAATCTTCTAGAAACGCCTTAAGAGAGCATTCTCCGAAGCAAATCCTTCGCAGCCGGCGACACTGACTGAAAGATCTTAGTCGGAAACCTAAGGTTCGCTCTGAGAACAGCCTCAAAGATCTCCGTAGCCGATTCCCCATAAAAAGGCGGGATTCCGGCAAGCATTATATACATAATAACACCAGCACTCCAAATATCAACCTTCTCATTGTAGTTTCTCCCGGATAACACCTCCGGCGCCACGTAATACGGCGTTCCAACCACGCCGCTCATCAGCTGCCCCTCACGGAAACACTCAGCCGAGCCAAAATCAGCCAATTTCAGCTCGTTTGAGTTGTTGTACAAAATGTTATCCGGTTTGATGTCCCTGTGAGCTACAGCGAGCCGGTGACAGTGCGCTATTGCCTTCATTAGTGGTACCTATACATAAATTATGCAGAAATTTATCAGACCTAcgaaaaactaaaataaaaaagcCGATCAGAAATTCTATTTACTTTCTCCTCCAATTTTCGAAAATTCAACAAGGTGCTGCTTCGTAGATCGTTCCTGATTCAAGCCATTATACGAAGCAAAAGCAAAATTTCCCCTTTTTGACCAGCAACGAGTGAGATTGTGGTAATCTGGAAGAGTACCATAACATCAACGGCTTCGGACTCGGAGAAAACCGGTCGGCTACTGAGGCGTTGAAACAAATCGCCAGAGTTGCATAGCTCTAAAACCAAATCGAGGTGAGTATCGTCCTCGTAGACATCGAAGAGACGAACAACGTAAGGACTCGGTGAAAGCAAGTGCATGATTTTAGCTTCGTTGTAAAGGCATTGCCGGTCGATGGAGTCATCGGCGATGAGGCGCTTGTCGATGGACTTGACGGCGAATTGATCGCCGGTCGCCGCCGAGTAACACTTGAAAACGGCGCCGAATCGTCCCCTTCCTAACTCCTCGCTCAGACGATAATTTCGCTTTAGTGACTCGCTCATTCCGTTTATTCTGTTTTTCACTTATTTTTGGACTAGTATTTTTCCGTTCATAGGGGTTGGTTTTATAGAAGAGAGGGTGTAGGAATTTTATGGAAGAATATTCGGTGGCGGGATTTGGCCAATGAGATGCAGCCATTTGAAGAATTTTAACGGATGAAGACGGCGTTAACTCTCAAGGAAGATTATAATTGTTAACTATTCAAGATGAAGGGTGATTCAAGCTTAGCTCGTGCAGCCATGAAGATCACCGTAAAGAGAGAAGGAGAGAACAatctagaagaagaagaaatagaaaatgGGAAATGAAACTTGTTATTAACATCTGTAAACAATATATATACACATCCTAACTAAATAACTTAAATTGAATGTCTAGCATAGCCACTTTACATCTAACTAGCCACTTTACAATAGACTAGCCACTTTACATAATTAAACAATAATCTCAATACCCCCCTCAAATTGGTGGTGTGAAAAACACTGCCAACTTGTGTAGAGCTGCTGAGTGCTTAACTCTTGTCAGAGCTTTTGTTAGAACATCTGCAAGTTGATATGTTGTTCCCATATGGTGCAATGAAATCAAACCCTCCTGCAGCTTGCTTCTTACAAAATGGCAGTCAACTTCTATGTGTTTGATTCTCTCGTGGAATACAGGATTCCTGGCTATGTGTATGGCAGACTGACTATCACAGAACACAACAATGGGCTTGGGAAAGGGTGTTGTAAGTTCTTCAAACAATCGATTAAGCCACACCAGTTCTCCCACTGCCTTTCTTAAGGCTCCGTATTCTGCCTCTACAGAGGAAAGGGAGATGGTATCTTACTTTTTGGATTTTCAACTGATTGGACTGTTCCCCATCAACACAAGGTAACCACTCACAGATTTTCTGGAATCTGGGCGTGCTGCCCAATCTGAATCACAATATGCTCTAATTGTATAATCTTGATCTTTAGACAGTAATATGCCTAATGTGGGGTCCCCCTTCAAGTATCTGAGCAGATGGGAAGCTGCTGTTAAGTGAGGTTCTCTGGGGTCATCCATGAATTGGCTTAAGTGTTGCACACTGTAAGCTATGTCTAATCTAGTGTTGGTGAGGAAATTGAACTTTCCTATCAACT encodes the following:
- the LOC104216295 gene encoding phosphoenolpyruvate carboxylase kinase 1-like, which encodes MSESLKRNYRLSEELGRGRFGAVFKCYSAATGDQFAVKSIDKRLIADDSIDRQCLYNEAKIMHLLSPSPYVVRLFDVYEDDTHLDLVLELCNSGDLFQRLSSRPVFSESEAVDVMVPLMKAIAHCHRLAVAHRDIKPDNILYNNSNELKLADFGSAECFREGQLMSGVVGTPYYVAPEVLSGRNYNEKVDIWSAGVIMYIMLAGIPPFYGESATEIFEAVLRANLRFPTKIFQSVSPAAKDLLRRMLS